One region of Salinibacterium sp. TMP30 genomic DNA includes:
- a CDS encoding DUF3516 domain-containing protein, whose translation MSSLLDALGTPYDADATYDAFVGWASDRGLSLYPAQDEAVIELVSGANVILSTPTGTGKSLVAIAAHAIALAQGQRTFYTAPIKALVSEKFFALVEIFGAENVGMVTGDSSVNADAPIICCTAEILANLALREGADARVDQVVMDEFHFYADPDRGWAWQVPLLILPNVQFVLMSATLGDMQPLADDLSRRTGRETSLITGVERPVPLHYSWAITPIHETVEDLLSTGQAPIYIVHFSQAAALERAQAMTSIKVVTREQRDLIAEAIGDFRFTTVFGKTLSRLIRSGIGVHHAGMLPKYRRLVEQLAQRGLLRVICGTDTLGVGINVPIRTVLLTQLTKFDGTRMRQLTAREFHQIAGRAGRAGFDTAGTVVAQAPEHESENAKMVAKAGDDPKKLRKLVRKKPPEGFVTWSESSFERMIAAEPELLTSNMRMNHAMILNVIARGGDVFSNVRHLIDDNHEPRHSQRELARQALAIYRTLRTAEIVEEHRVSDTIIVDGEEVESFDERIEIRLTVDLQANFALNQPLSPFAVASFDLLDRESPAYPLDMISVLEATLDNPRPILSQQQFMARGEAVAAMKSEGIEYDQRMELLEEVTWPKPLDELLTAAFEMYSASQPWIGDFELSPKSVVRDLYERAMTFADFVGFYGLARSEGLVLRYLSDAYRATRQTIPDDAKTDELLDLIEWLGELVRQVDSSLIDEWEAMTNGADSATSAEPVLPPTPASVVTNARAFRVLVRNEMFRRVQLAARDDAVALGELDAAAGFDEQAWGESLDRYFEEHNSMSTAGDARGPAMIAITEMPGTWQVRQIVADPAGNHDWSIAATVDLAESAAEGVAVVRVSGFDRLD comes from the coding sequence ATGTCTTCACTCTTGGATGCGCTTGGGACACCCTATGACGCAGACGCAACCTATGACGCTTTCGTTGGGTGGGCATCCGATCGCGGGTTGAGTCTGTATCCGGCACAGGACGAAGCGGTAATCGAGCTGGTCTCGGGCGCGAACGTCATACTGTCGACCCCGACAGGAACGGGTAAGTCCCTCGTGGCAATTGCAGCCCACGCAATTGCGCTCGCTCAGGGGCAGCGCACGTTCTACACAGCGCCGATCAAAGCGCTCGTGAGCGAAAAATTCTTCGCCCTTGTTGAGATTTTCGGTGCCGAGAATGTGGGGATGGTCACCGGTGATTCTTCGGTCAACGCCGATGCCCCGATCATCTGTTGTACCGCAGAGATTCTGGCGAATCTGGCGCTGCGTGAGGGCGCGGATGCCAGAGTCGACCAGGTGGTTATGGACGAGTTCCACTTCTATGCTGACCCCGATCGCGGCTGGGCCTGGCAGGTGCCCCTGCTGATTCTTCCCAATGTGCAGTTCGTATTGATGTCGGCGACCCTCGGCGATATGCAGCCGTTGGCAGATGACTTGAGCCGCCGCACGGGCCGAGAGACCAGCCTCATCACCGGCGTCGAGCGCCCAGTGCCGCTGCACTACTCGTGGGCGATCACACCAATTCACGAGACCGTGGAAGACCTGTTGTCTACTGGGCAGGCTCCGATCTATATCGTGCACTTCTCGCAGGCTGCGGCGCTTGAGCGGGCTCAGGCGATGACCAGCATCAAGGTGGTCACGCGGGAGCAGCGTGACCTGATTGCCGAGGCGATTGGCGACTTTAGGTTCACCACGGTGTTCGGAAAGACACTTTCTCGACTCATCCGGTCGGGCATCGGTGTGCACCATGCGGGGATGCTGCCCAAGTACCGACGACTCGTTGAGCAGCTCGCTCAGCGCGGGCTGCTGCGGGTCATCTGCGGCACCGACACGCTCGGCGTGGGAATCAATGTGCCCATCCGCACGGTGTTGTTAACCCAACTAACCAAGTTCGATGGAACTCGAATGCGCCAATTGACGGCGCGAGAGTTCCACCAGATCGCTGGCCGTGCTGGCCGGGCCGGCTTCGACACGGCGGGTACCGTCGTCGCTCAAGCTCCCGAGCATGAGTCTGAAAACGCCAAGATGGTGGCCAAAGCAGGCGATGACCCCAAGAAGCTGCGCAAACTCGTACGCAAGAAGCCCCCCGAAGGCTTTGTGACATGGAGCGAATCGAGTTTCGAGCGGATGATCGCCGCCGAGCCAGAGCTGCTCACCAGCAATATGCGCATGAATCATGCCATGATCCTCAACGTGATCGCTCGCGGCGGAGACGTCTTCTCGAATGTGCGGCACCTGATCGACGACAATCATGAGCCACGACACAGTCAGCGCGAACTTGCCCGGCAGGCGCTCGCGATCTACCGCACACTTCGCACTGCAGAGATCGTGGAGGAACACCGAGTCTCCGATACCATCATCGTGGATGGCGAAGAAGTTGAGAGCTTCGACGAACGCATCGAGATCCGGCTCACCGTCGACCTGCAAGCCAACTTTGCGCTCAATCAGCCCCTATCGCCGTTCGCAGTCGCGTCATTTGACTTGCTCGACCGCGAGTCACCCGCCTACCCGCTCGACATGATTTCTGTGCTCGAAGCGACCCTCGACAACCCACGACCAATTCTTTCGCAGCAACAGTTCATGGCGCGCGGCGAAGCGGTCGCGGCAATGAAGTCGGAGGGAATTGAGTACGACCAGCGTATGGAATTGCTAGAGGAGGTCACGTGGCCAAAACCTCTTGATGAGTTGTTGACGGCGGCCTTTGAAATGTACAGCGCCAGCCAGCCGTGGATTGGTGACTTCGAGTTGAGTCCTAAAAGTGTGGTGCGCGACCTGTACGAACGGGCCATGACTTTTGCCGACTTTGTTGGCTTCTACGGGCTCGCGCGCAGCGAGGGCCTAGTGCTCCGGTACCTTTCCGACGCCTACCGGGCAACCCGTCAAACAATTCCGGATGACGCTAAGACTGACGAACTTCTCGACCTCATCGAATGGTTGGGCGAACTGGTTCGCCAGGTTGACTCGAGCCTCATCGACGAGTGGGAGGCCATGACGAACGGGGCCGACAGTGCTACCAGCGCTGAGCCGGTGTTGCCGCCCACCCCGGCATCCGTTGTCACTAATGCGCGAGCATTTCGCGTTCTCGTACGCAACGAGATGTTCCGCCGTGTGCAGTTAGCGGCTCGTGATGACGCGGTTGCTCTTGGTGAGTTGGATGCGGCAGCAGGCTTCGATGAGCAGGCCTGGGGTGAGTCCCTTGACCGCTACTTTGAGGAACACAACAGCATGTCGACGGCCGGGGATGCCCGTGGGCCCGCGATGATTGCGATTACAGAAATGCCGGGCACGTGGCAGGTACGGCAGATCGTTGCTGATCCGGCGGGTAACCACGATTGGTCGATTGCGGCAACGGTTGATCTCGCCGAATCGGCAGCTGAAGGCGTCGCCGTTGTGCGCGTTTCTGGTTTTGATCGGCTCGATTAA